One segment of Kogia breviceps isolate mKogBre1 chromosome 14, mKogBre1 haplotype 1, whole genome shotgun sequence DNA contains the following:
- the MMP9 gene encoding matrix metalloproteinase-9 → MSPWQPSVLALLVLGYCSAAPRPRQPTFVVFPGELRSNLTDRQLAEEYLYRYGYAHVAEMNEDDQFLRQPLQRLQRRLGLPETGELDSTTLNAMRAPRCGVPDVGSFQTFEGDLKWHHHNITYWIQNYSEDLPRYVIDDAFARAFALWSAVTPLTFTRVYGGEADIVIRFGVREHGDGYPFDGKNGLLAHAFPPGPGIQGDAHFDDGELWSLGKGVVVPTYFGNAEGASCHFPFTFDGRSYSACTTAGRSDDMLWCSTTDDYDTDRQFGFCPSERLYTQDGNADGKPCVFPFIFEGRSYSACTTDGRSDGYRWCATTASYDQDKLYGICPTRADAAVTGGNSEGELCVFPFIFLGKEYSACTREGRRDGQLWCATTSNFDRDMKWGFCPDQGYSLFLVAAHEFGHALGLEHSSVPEALMYPMYSFTEKHPLHKDDVQGIQHLYGPRPEPEPRPPTIATAEPQPTAPPTVCVTGPPTAPPSERPTAGSTGPPSAGPTGPPTAGPSAIPTGSLDPADDVCNVNIFDAIAEIGNRLYLFKDGRYWRLSESGGRRLQGPFLIKNTWPALPRKLDSAFEDPLTKKIFFFSGRQVWVYTGSSVLGPRRLDKLGLGPEVAQVTGALPRAGGKVLLFSRQSFWRFDVKTQKVDPWSATTVDQMFPGVPMSTHDIFQYQEKAYFCQDRFYWRVSSRNEVNQVDYVGYVTFDLLKCPEE, encoded by the exons ATGAGCCCCTGGCAGCCCTCGGTCCTTGCACTCCTGGTGCTGGGCTACTGCTCTGCTGCCCCCAGACCACGCCAGCCCACCTTTGTGGTCTTTCCGGGAGAACTACGAAGCAATCTCACCGACAGGCAGCTGGCAGAG GAATATCTGTACCGCTATGGCTACGCTCATGTGGCAGAGATGAACGAGGATGATCAGTTCCTGCGTCAGCCTCTGCAGCGTCTCCAGCGGCGCCTGGGCCTGCCGGAGACGGGCGAGCTGGACAGCACCACCCTGAATGCCATGCGTGCCCCGCGCTGCGGCGTCCCAGACGTGGGCAGTTTCCAGACCTTTGAGGGCGACCTCAAGTGGCACCATCACAACATCACCTACTG GATCCAAAACTACTCGGAGGACTTGCCGCGCTACGTGATCGACGACGCCTTTGCCCGCGCCTTCGCGCTCTGGAGCGCGGTGACGCCGCTCACCTTCACTCGCGTGTACGGCGGTGAAGCCGACATAGTCATCCGGTTTGGTGTTAGGG AGCACGGAGATGGGTATCCCTTCGATGGAAAGAACGGGCTCCTGGCACACGCCTTTCCTCCTGGCCCAGGCATTCAGGGAGACGCCCACTTCGACGATGGAGAGTTGTGGTCTCTGGGCAAAGGCGTCG TGGTTCCGACCTACTTCGGAAATGCAGAGGGCGCCTCCTGCCACTTCCCCTTCACCTTCGACGGCCGTTCCTACTCCGCCTGCACCACGGCCGGCCGCTCCGACGACATGCTCTGGTGCAGCACCACGGACGACTACGACACCGACCGCCAGTTCGGCTTCTGCCCCAGCGAGA GACTCTACACCCAGGACGGCAATGCGGACGGCAAGCCCTGCGTTTTTCCGTTCATCTTTGAGGGCCGCTCCTACTCCGCCTGTACCACCGACGGTCGCTCGGACGGCTACCGCTGGTGCGCCACCACCGCCAGCTATGACCAGGACAAGCTCTATGGCATCTGCCCGACCCGAG CTGACGCGGCGGTGACCGGGGGCAACTCGGAGGGGGAGCTGTGCGTCTTCCCCTTCATCTTCCTGGGCAAGGAGTACTCGGCCTGCACCAGAGAGGGCCGCCGTGATGGGCAACTCTGGTGTGCCACCACCTCCAACTtcgacagagacatgaagtgggGCTTCTGCCCGGATCAAG GATACAGCCTGTTCCTTGTGGCGGCGCACGAGTTTGGCCACGCGCTGGGCTTAGAGCACTCGTCCGTGCCAGAGGCGCTCATGTACCCCATGTACAGCTTCACTGAGAAGCACCCCCTGCATAAGGACGATGTGCAGGGCATCCAGCATCTGTATG GTCCTCGCCCCGAACCTGAACCACGGCCTCCAACCATTGCCACAGCTGAACCGCAGCCCACCGCCCCTCCCACGGTCTGCGTCACGGGGCCTCCCACTGCGCCACCCTCAGAACGCCCCACTGCTGGCTCCACAGGCCCCCCTTCAGCTGGCCCCACGGGTCCTCCTACTGCTGGCCCTTCTGCGATCCCTACAGGGTCCCTGGATCCAGCGGACGATGTCTGCAACGTGAACATCTTCGACGCCATCGCGGAGATCGGGAATCGCCTGTATCTCTTCAAGGATGG GAGGTACTGGCGACTCTCTGAGAGCGGGGGACGCCGGTTGCAGGGTCCCTTTCTTATCAAGAACACGTGGCCTGCGCTGCCCCGCAAGCTGGACTCCGCCTTTGAGGATCCCCTCACGAAGaagattttcttcttctctg GGCGCCAAGTGTGGGTGTACACAGGCTCCTCGGTGCTAGGCCCAAGGCGTCTGGACAAGCTGGGCCTGGGCCCGGAAGTGGCCCAAGTCACCGGGGCCCTCCCGCGCGCCGGGGGTAAGGTGCTGCTGTTCAGCAGGCAGAGCTTCTGGAG GTTCGACGTGAAGACACAGAAGGTGGATCCCTGGAGCGCCACCACAGTGGACCAGATGTTCCCCGGGGTGCCCATGAGTACGCACGACATCTTTCAGTACCAAG AGAAAGCTTACTTCTGCCAGGATCGCTTCTACTGGCGCGTGAGTTCCCGGAACGAGGTGAATCAGGTGGACTATGTGGGCTACGTGACCTTTGACCTCCTGAAGTGCCCCGAGGAGTAG